The Candidatus Jordarchaeales archaeon genome includes a window with the following:
- the trxB gene encoding thioredoxin-disulfide reductase — protein sequence MNAVEKELVIVGGGPAGLSAAIYASRLGLNVVLFEAKMVGGQAAEAAVVENYPGFDSIRGMELVERMRQQAEKYGCEIREMEAVKRITREGEKFRVVTSLGEYLAKAVIIATGREKRKLGVPGEEEFKGRGVSYCATCDAPLYRGKRVLVVGGGNTAASEALYLSENAKEVHLVHRRSDLRAEKVLKERLKERNVVFHWNSVVKRIEGDKLVRRVVIQNLESGEERVLEVDGVFIAVGETPSSSIALELGVKLDEEGYIIVDRNQRTNVEGVFAAGDVTGGVMQIVKAAGEGAVAAVNAYLYIRKGWY from the coding sequence ATGAATGCAGTCGAAAAGGAGTTGGTTATAGTTGGCGGGGGCCCAGCGGGCCTTTCAGCCGCCATCTACGCTTCGAGACTTGGGCTAAATGTCGTGCTCTTTGAAGCTAAGATGGTTGGTGGGCAAGCTGCCGAAGCTGCTGTGGTCGAAAACTACCCTGGCTTCGACTCTATAAGGGGAATGGAGCTAGTTGAAAGAATGCGGCAGCAAGCCGAGAAATATGGATGCGAGATAAGGGAAATGGAAGCTGTGAAGAGGATAACGAGGGAGGGAGAAAAGTTCAGAGTGGTTACTAGTCTGGGAGAGTACCTTGCCAAGGCGGTGATAATCGCCACGGGTAGAGAGAAGAGGAAGCTCGGGGTTCCGGGAGAGGAGGAGTTCAAGGGGCGCGGGGTCAGCTACTGCGCCACGTGCGACGCCCCCCTTTACCGTGGTAAGAGGGTCCTCGTGGTTGGTGGGGGGAACACCGCTGCAAGCGAGGCCCTCTACCTCTCGGAGAACGCTAAGGAAGTCCACCTAGTTCACAGGAGAAGTGACCTTAGAGCTGAAAAAGTGCTAAAAGAGAGGCTTAAGGAAAGGAACGTGGTATTCCACTGGAACAGCGTGGTGAAGAGAATAGAAGGCGACAAGCTCGTTAGGCGCGTGGTGATCCAAAACTTGGAGAGCGGGGAAGAAAGGGTGCTGGAAGTAGACGGCGTTTTCATAGCCGTTGGTGAGACACCGTCGAGCAGCATAGCATTGGAGCTGGGAGTGAAGCTCGACGAAGAAGGCTACATCATCGTTGACAGGAATCAGAGGACGAACGTTGAAGGGGTTTTCGCTGCGGGAGACGTAACAGGAGGAGTAATGCAGATAGTTAAAGCGGCAGGGGAAGGCGCTGTAGCAGCGGTCAACGCATACCTCTACATACGTAAGGGGTGGTACTGA